The genomic DNA CCCGCCCAGCGACAGCGAGCCGACATCACCCATGAACACTTCGGCGGGATACGAGTTGTACCAGAGAAAACCGATCCCGGCGCCGACCATGGCGCCGCAGAAGACCGCCAGCTCCCCGGTTCCAGGCACGTACGGAATCTGGAGATAGGCGGAGAGCTTGGCGTTACCGGCTATATAGCTGAAGAGCAGATAGGTGGCGGCGTTAATGGTTACCGGGCCAATGGCAAGGCCGTCGAGGCCGTCGGTGAGGTTGACGGCATGGCTGGCGCCAACAATAACCAGAGCGGCAAATGGGATGAACATCACCCAGAGATCGGGATGCAGTCGCTTAAAGAAGGGGAAAAAGAGTTCTTCCGAAAAGTTCGGGTCGAGAAAAAGATAGAGCGCCACGCCACCTGCGACAAAAAACGTCCAAAACATCTTCTGCCGCGGTGATAGCCCCTTGGGGTTCTTTTCCACCACTTTTTTGTAGTCATCAACAAAGCCAATGATCCCGAAACCGACAACCACGAACAGCGTTAGCCAGATATAACTGTTGGTAAGGTCGGCCCAGAGCAAAGTCGGGATAACGATCGCGCCGAGAATCAGTACCCCGCCCATGGTAGGGGTTCCCTGCTTTTTCAGATGTGATTCCGGGCCGTCGGTCCTGATGACCTGTCGCGCCTGCAACGCTTCCAGTTTGCGGATCACCCACGGACCGATGATAAAGCAGAGAACCAGGGCTGTTATCATGGCATAAATCGATCGGAACGTCAGATATTTGAAGACATTGAACAGCTTGATGTTGCCGGCGAGTGGGTAGAGGAGATGATAGAGCATCAGTTGCCCCCTTTCCCGTGAGGAGTGGCACACCAGACCCTGATGCCTTCGGCAATGGTTTCCATTTTCATGCCCCGCGACCCTTTGACCAGTACGCAGTCACCTGCCTGCAGCGTCCCTCTGAGATCGACAAGAAGCTGTTCGTGATTCTCGGCCACCACAATCGATTCTTCCGGCATACCACCATCCAAAGCCCCGACCTTGACGGTTTCAGCAAATCGTCCTAAGAGATAAAGCTTGCAGACACAGGTCGCAGCAAGCCTGCCGACTCCGCGATGCGCTTCCATCGCGCCGCTGCCCAACTCAAGCATATCTCCGAGGACAGCAATGGCACGACCGTCGCCCTTCAGTTCGGAAAGGGTTACCAGCCCGGCTGCCATAGACCCGGGATTGGCATTGTAACTGTCATCAATGAGCGTGACCTGGCCGAGCTCTTCAAGACGGAAGCGCTTTTCCACCGGTTCAAAACGTTCAAGACCGGCAACGATCTCAGTTGGGGCGATGCCGGCAGCGACAGCTACTGCTGCCGAAGCAAGGGCGTTCTGAATATTGTGCCGCCCATACGCCCTGAGTTGAACCGCATATGCTCCGCCCGGCAGTCTCAGCATAAAGCGCTGGCCGTCGTGCCCCAACTTTTCGATGTTGCCGGCAGTAATATCACCTTCATGCATGCCGAAGGAAATCCGCCTGACTCCTTCCGGCACCGGCAAAGTGGCAACCAGCTGGTCATCACCATTATAGATCGCATAACTACCTGGCTTGAGGCGCATGAAAAGCTCACCCTTGGCCTTGGCAACAGCCTCCAGACTGCCCATGCTCTCCAGGTGCGCCGGAAAAACATTGGTAATCACGCCAATCGACGGCTCGGCGATTTCGGCCAAGCGGTCAATCTCGCCCGGCTCACTCATCCCCATCTCCAGCACGCACCAGTTCATCTCGGCTGTAGCCTTGAAGACCATTTGCGGCAGACCAATAAGGTTGTTCAGATTGCCTGAAGTCTTGAGTCCGGCCCCTTTGACCGTAAGAATCGCTGCCACCATCTCTTTGACTGTGGTTTTACCGTTGCTGCCGGTCACAGCAACCACCGGGAAAGTAAATTTCCGGCGATAACCGGCGGCCAGATCGCCCAGCGCCCTGAGGGTGTCGCGAACCAGAATACCGGTTACGTTTTCCGGGAGTGCATGCTGCACAGCCCAGGATTCCTCGGCAAGCACTACCGTTATCCCCTTGGCCGCAGTTGCAGCCAGGAAATCGTGACCGTCAAACCTCTCTCCTCGAAGCGGAATAAACAATTCTCCCGGCTGAACGCTGCGGGAATCCGTGGATACGCCGGATACCTGCTGGTCAGCGCTCCCTTGGAGCCTTCCTGAGGTCAAAGCCGCAATTTCACTTGCCGTGAACAACCTTTCACTCGGCATTACTGCGCACCTCCTCTAAGAGAAAGAGCCGCAGCAGCCTCTTCACGGTCGTCAAAATGGTGCTTGGTCGTGCCGATGATCTGGTAATCCTCATGTCCCTTGCCAGCCAACAGCACGATGTCGCCCGGTTCAGCCAGGCTGATGGTGAGACCAATAGCATCCCGCCGGTCAGGCACAACGATAAAACCTTTGTCACGCAAACCCTCACCGAGGGTTGCACGATCATACTCTCTGATGCCCAGGGCCGCTGCTCCGGCCCGGACCTGAGCAATAATCTCCTCCGGCTTTTCGGTCCTCGGATTATCGGAAGTAATAACCGCAAGATCAGAAAGCCGCCCGGCGATCTCGCCCATTATCGGCCTTTTCCCCTTGTCGCGGTCGCCGCCGCAACCAAAGACCGTCAAAATCCTGTTGGTCTTCAACTCGGAAAGGGTCTGCAGGACATTCTCCAGGGCATCTCCGGTATGGGCATAATCCACGAAAACACCGATGCCGAGATCGTTTTCCACGCGCTCCAGGCGGCCAGGCACCTTCTTGTGGTTTGCGATACCGGCGCTGATCGTTGCCAAGGGGAACCCCAGTGCATACCCGGTGGCAACAGCCGAGAGGATATTGTACAAATTGAATTGGCCGACCAGACCGGACGAAAACGCAATGGTCCCGGCAGGGGTTACCAGTTTTCCGCTGATCCCCTCAAGCGATGACTTGATCTCCACGGCATGCACATCGCCTGTGGTTGAGATGCTGTAGGTAATGACAGGGCAGACGGACTCTCGGGCGACCGCAGCGCCATACTCATCGTCAAGATTGACGACAGCCCGCCTGGTCGGCTTGACTGACGTCGGTTGCAACAGCTCCTTGAACAGCCTGAGTTTTGCGGAGAGATAACTCTCCATACTGCCGTGAAAATCGAGGTGATCCCGGGTCAGGTTGGTGAACACCCCCACATCGAACTGGCAGCCGTCAACGCGGCGCTGATCAAGAGAATGCGACGAGACCTCCATCACCACGCCAGTAGCGCCGCCATCAATCATGGTGCGCATGATACTCTGGAGTTCGGTTGATTCCGGAGTGGTATGCGACGCAGGCAGCACCATCTCGCCAAGCCGGTAGCTGACAGTGCCCAACACAGCTGCCTTCACCCCGTTAGCGGCCATAATCCCTTCAATCAGGTAACTGGTCGTTGTTTTGCCGTTGGTTCCGGTAATTCCGACGAGCGGAACATCTCTGGTCGGGAACCGGTAAAAGGCCGATGCCATGAGCGCCATGGCAAGGCGGGAATTTTCAACCTGAATGAAGGGGAACCCGGTCGGTACCGAGCTGCGGTCCTCCACGACAACTGCCGCGGCACCACGCTCTATCGCCAGGCCGATAAACCGGTGGCCGTCAGCAACTGTCCCTTTTAAAGCGAAAAAGAGACCCCCGGGCTGGACAATCCTCGAATCGTAGTAGAGCCCTTGAATCTCTTGGTCGCTCACACCCTTGGCAAGGGACGGTGAAACGGCTTTTATCAGGTCACTCAGTTTCATGTGGCCTCGACTGAATATAGTGTCATTATGCTGAAGGAATAAACTTTACCCATACCTTGTCTCTCGGCCCTATCCTTTGGCCAGGCAACGGATTCTGCTCCGCAGCCCTGCCGCTTCCGATAAGACGCACGTTCAGATTTCTCTTTTGCATGCTGCGCATGACATCACGCATGCTTTTCCCGCGAAACTCCGGCATCAGCACTCCTTGCGCAGTCCCGGCAATCTCTCCTTCTTCGGCAGAATAGTCAGTATCAATAACAGCTGCAGGCACCGGCCCCTTTTTCGAAGCGATTCCCGGCTCCAAACCCTTTTGCTTTTTGATTCGGGCATCAGGTGCAACTTTGAGGTAACAGAGTGCCTGCTGCGCTATGGCTCCGAATGCCGGGGCAGCAACGACTCCTCCGTACGGGCTGGTTTTTGGCTCATCGATAATGACCAGTATGGTGAGCTTAGGGTTGTTTGACGGCACAAATCCGACAAATGACGCCGTCCGCTTATCGATCGAATAACCTCTGGTTACCGGGTCTACCTTTTGGGCAGTACCGGTCTTTCCGGCAACGCGATAACCGTCTACTGCCGCGTTGGTTCCGGTTCCGCCGTCACCGGTAACCCCTTCCATCATGGTCGTAACCGTTTTTGCCGTTGCCGGGGAGATTATGCGTGCCTTGGACTGGGGAGCAATCTGCTGCACGACATTGCCCTCGGCATCGGTAATTTTTTCAACCAGATATGGCTTCATCAGCACACCGCCATTGGCGACGGCGGAAACAGCTGACGCGATCTGCAATGCTGAAGCAGTAACACCCTGGCCAAAAGAGATGTTGGCGAGATCTACCGGAAACCACTGGCTGCGATTTCTAAGATTGCCGCTGGTTTCTGCAGGGAGATCGATACCGCTTTTCTCTCCGAAACCAAATGATTTCAAATAGCGATACAGCCGTTCCGAGCCAAGCCTGGACCCGATCTTGGCTGCACCGATATTGCTGGAGTACTTGAGGATATCTGCTACTGAAATTCTCGCGTATTTATGGGTATCATGAATGGTTTTGCCGCCTATTTCAAAAGACCCCATTTCGCAGTCAAATGTGTCACGGGCATTGACTATCCCTTCCTCGATTGCTGCGGCGAGCAGGAACACCTTGAATGTCGAGCCCGGCTCAAAGCTATCCGCAATGGCCCTGTTGCGCAGGTTCGCAAGGGGATATTTTTGATGCACGTTCGGATTGAACCCCGGATAGTTTGCCATAGCCAATATCCTTCCGGTTTGCGGTTCCATTACCAAGGCAGTGCCGGCTTTCGCGCCACTGTCGCTTACGGCCTTGGCCAGCTCTTTTTCAGCCATGTACTGGATATTCTTGTCCAGGGTAAGGGTTACGTTCTGCCCCTTGGACCCTCCCTGCACTACTGCTCCATCCAAAGCAACGTCCCTGCCAAGGGCATCGCGTTCCGTTATCATATAGCCGGTGCTTCCGAGGATCGTTGCGTTGTATTTCCGCTCAATCCCCTCCAGCCCTTCAGGGTCAAGCCCGGTAAAACCAATGACGCTTGCCGCCATCTCCAGGTTTGGATAAAACCTCTTACTTTCCTTGACAAAGCCGATCCCGTCAAGCTTGAGAGCCTTGACCTTAGCGACCACCTCGGGTGCGAGCTGTCGCTGAATCCAGACAAACCCCTTGCTCCCGGTCAACTTCTGTTGCAGCTGGTTCTGGGGCATACCGAGTATCGGTGCCAGTTTTACGGCGCTTTCTCGTGGGTCCTCGATATTCCTCGGCTCGGCAAAGCAAGACTCCATCTCGATGGATACCGCGAGTGACGCATTATTAGCATCGAAAATGGTCCCTCGTGCCGGGGTCAATTGCACTGTTTTCTGGTGTTGCCGCTCTGCCAGCTTTTCCAACTGATCCCGTTTGATGACTTGAAGATAAAAGGCCCTTGAAGACGTCACCAGAAAGAAAAAGGCAAAGAGGGCTCCTATAATCCGGATTCTTGCCCTAGCCCATTTCTCTTTTTTATCCCTCACCGCACCTGCACCACCTGTTGATTTGTTGGCAACGACAGACCCAGCTCCTGGTGCGCAACCGCCTCAATCCTGGCAGGGGTCTTTAAGGAGGCGACTTCCAGCTTGAGCTTGCTCTGCTCCTGCTGCATCTCTTTGATCTGCTTTCTGCTCTCTCCCAGCTGGAGACTCAGGTCTACCACCTTAACCCGTGACCAAACATGGAATATCGACACCGTAGTAAGTATGGCCAGGATCACCAAAAGGGTCGGCAGATACTCCTCGCGCTTCCCTTCGAATACCGCTTCCAGCCGCCGTGGGGCTATTACCCTGCCGTATGCGGTTTTTGTGTTTGACATGTCAGTTCACCATTTCCTTCAGCATTTCTCTGCAACCCTGAGCTTGGCGCTGCGGGAACGCGGGTTTGCTGCGATCTCGTCCTTAGAAGCCAAAACAGGCCTGCTGGTCAAAACCTTCAGTACCGGTGTTCCGCCACAGGCGCAAACCGGGAGATCTTTCGGACAGCGGCAGCCAGTAGCCTTATCTCTAAAAAACTGCTTCACGATCCTGTCCTCTAGGGAATGAAAGGAGATGACCGCGATCCTTCCACCGCTTTTGAGGAGCGGGACCGTATCCTGCAGACATCGTTGCAGGCTTCCCAACTCGTCATTGACGGCAATCCGAATAGCCTGGAATGTCCTCGTTGCCGGGTGAATTCGCTCCTCCCAAGCTTTTCGGGGGATTGCCCGGCTCACCAGTTCTGCCAACTGTCCCGTTGTTTCAAGAGGAGATTCGAGTCGTGCGGCAATGATTCGCCGGGCAATCTGCCTTGCCCAGCGTTCCTCGCCGTAATCCCGGATAACCCTTGTCAGCTCATCTTCCGATGAGCTGTTTACCAACTCAGCGGCTGTCAACGATGCCGAGCGATCCATTCTCATGTCCAGCGCAGCGTCCTGCTGAAAACTGAACCCTCGCTCTGCGGTATCCAACTGATGCGATGACACGCCGAGATCAAGCAGCAGTCCGTCGATAGCCTCTATACCCAACTCGGTCATTACCGAAGCTATGGCCGACACGTTGCGTCCGACAAAACTGGCCCTGTTTCCGTACGTTGCCAGGATCGACTTCGCAGCTGCCAGGGCCTCTTGATCCTGATCGAAACCGATCAATCTGCCTGAAGGAGACGATAGTTCCAGTATCAACCTGGAATGGCCGCCGCCACCCAAAGTGCCGTCTACATAAATGCCGCCAGGTCGAGGAGCCAGAAACCTGGTCACCTCTTCCGGCATTACCGATACATGCCGGAATGCCACCGGCTATATCCCCAGCGAGGCAAGCTCTTCAGAGTCAAGAGGCAGTGCTTTTTCATCCTGCTCGCTGACCCTGAGATAGGTATCCCTGCTCCAGATGTCAAAACGATTGCCCATACCGACAAAAATTATGTCTCGATCAAGAGCTGCATGC from Geoanaerobacter pelophilus includes the following:
- the ftsL gene encoding cell division protein FtsL, which translates into the protein MSNTKTAYGRVIAPRRLEAVFEGKREEYLPTLLVILAILTTVSIFHVWSRVKVVDLSLQLGESRKQIKEMQQEQSKLKLEVASLKTPARIEAVAHQELGLSLPTNQQVVQVR
- a CDS encoding penicillin-binding protein; the protein is MRDKKEKWARARIRIIGALFAFFFLVTSSRAFYLQVIKRDQLEKLAERQHQKTVQLTPARGTIFDANNASLAVSIEMESCFAEPRNIEDPRESAVKLAPILGMPQNQLQQKLTGSKGFVWIQRQLAPEVVAKVKALKLDGIGFVKESKRFYPNLEMAASVIGFTGLDPEGLEGIERKYNATILGSTGYMITERDALGRDVALDGAVVQGGSKGQNVTLTLDKNIQYMAEKELAKAVSDSGAKAGTALVMEPQTGRILAMANYPGFNPNVHQKYPLANLRNRAIADSFEPGSTFKVFLLAAAIEEGIVNARDTFDCEMGSFEIGGKTIHDTHKYARISVADILKYSSNIGAAKIGSRLGSERLYRYLKSFGFGEKSGIDLPAETSGNLRNRSQWFPVDLANISFGQGVTASALQIASAVSAVANGGVLMKPYLVEKITDAEGNVVQQIAPQSKARIISPATAKTVTTMMEGVTGDGGTGTNAAVDGYRVAGKTGTAQKVDPVTRGYSIDKRTASFVGFVPSNNPKLTILVIIDEPKTSPYGGVVAAPAFGAIAQQALCYLKVAPDARIKKQKGLEPGIASKKGPVPAAVIDTDYSAEEGEIAGTAQGVLMPEFRGKSMRDVMRSMQKRNLNVRLIGSGRAAEQNPLPGQRIGPRDKVWVKFIPSA
- a CDS encoding UDP-N-acetylmuramoyl-tripeptide--D-alanyl-D-alanine ligase, translated to MPSERLFTASEIAALTSGRLQGSADQQVSGVSTDSRSVQPGELFIPLRGERFDGHDFLAATAAKGITVVLAEESWAVQHALPENVTGILVRDTLRALGDLAAGYRRKFTFPVVAVTGSNGKTTVKEMVAAILTVKGAGLKTSGNLNNLIGLPQMVFKATAEMNWCVLEMGMSEPGEIDRLAEIAEPSIGVITNVFPAHLESMGSLEAVAKAKGELFMRLKPGSYAIYNGDDQLVATLPVPEGVRRISFGMHEGDITAGNIEKLGHDGQRFMLRLPGGAYAVQLRAYGRHNIQNALASAAVAVAAGIAPTEIVAGLERFEPVEKRFRLEELGQVTLIDDSYNANPGSMAAGLVTLSELKGDGRAIAVLGDMLELGSGAMEAHRGVGRLAATCVCKLYLLGRFAETVKVGALDGGMPEESIVVAENHEQLLVDLRGTLQAGDCVLVKGSRGMKMETIAEGIRVWCATPHGKGGN
- the mraY gene encoding phospho-N-acetylmuramoyl-pentapeptide-transferase, which codes for MLYHLLYPLAGNIKLFNVFKYLTFRSIYAMITALVLCFIIGPWVIRKLEALQARQVIRTDGPESHLKKQGTPTMGGVLILGAIVIPTLLWADLTNSYIWLTLFVVVGFGIIGFVDDYKKVVEKNPKGLSPRQKMFWTFFVAGGVALYLFLDPNFSEELFFPFFKRLHPDLWVMFIPFAALVIVGASHAVNLTDGLDGLAIGPVTINAATYLLFSYIAGNAKLSAYLQIPYVPGTGELAVFCGAMVGAGIGFLWYNSYPAEVFMGDVGSLSLGGALGILAVLTKQEILLVIVGGVFVIEALSVIFQVGSYKYRGKRIFRMAPIHHHFELKGVAEPKIIVRFWIITLILALVAISTLKLR
- the rsmH gene encoding 16S rRNA (cytosine(1402)-N(4))-methyltransferase RsmH; its protein translation is MAFRHVSVMPEEVTRFLAPRPGGIYVDGTLGGGGHSRLILELSSPSGRLIGFDQDQEALAAAKSILATYGNRASFVGRNVSAIASVMTELGIEAIDGLLLDLGVSSHQLDTAERGFSFQQDAALDMRMDRSASLTAAELVNSSSEDELTRVIRDYGEERWARQIARRIIAARLESPLETTGQLAELVSRAIPRKAWEERIHPATRTFQAIRIAVNDELGSLQRCLQDTVPLLKSGGRIAVISFHSLEDRIVKQFFRDKATGCRCPKDLPVCACGGTPVLKVLTSRPVLASKDEIAANPRSRSAKLRVAEKC
- a CDS encoding UDP-N-acetylmuramoyl-L-alanyl-D-glutamate--2,6-diaminopimelate ligase — translated: MKLSDLIKAVSPSLAKGVSDQEIQGLYYDSRIVQPGGLFFALKGTVADGHRFIGLAIERGAAAVVVEDRSSVPTGFPFIQVENSRLAMALMASAFYRFPTRDVPLVGITGTNGKTTTSYLIEGIMAANGVKAAVLGTVSYRLGEMVLPASHTTPESTELQSIMRTMIDGGATGVVMEVSSHSLDQRRVDGCQFDVGVFTNLTRDHLDFHGSMESYLSAKLRLFKELLQPTSVKPTRRAVVNLDDEYGAAVARESVCPVITYSISTTGDVHAVEIKSSLEGISGKLVTPAGTIAFSSGLVGQFNLYNILSAVATGYALGFPLATISAGIANHKKVPGRLERVENDLGIGVFVDYAHTGDALENVLQTLSELKTNRILTVFGCGGDRDKGKRPIMGEIAGRLSDLAVITSDNPRTEKPEEIIAQVRAGAAALGIREYDRATLGEGLRDKGFIVVPDRRDAIGLTISLAEPGDIVLLAGKGHEDYQIIGTTKHHFDDREEAAAALSLRGGAQ